The window GGACGATGTCGATCCAGCGCGGGGTGTCGGGTGCCGAGCGGGTGGCGGATGCGGCGGGGGTGGCGTCCATCTACGAGGTCCGCCCCGCCGTGGACGCGTCGTCCGCGCGCGTGTAGCCGGCGACGAGCTCCTGCTCGCGGGCGAATCCGGGCAGGAAGATCGCCACGACCGCTGCACCGATGCTGATCGCGACGGCGCCGATGAGGTATGCGAAGAACGCGCCGTCGAGGAGGGACTGCGTCGCGCCCTGCGTGATCTGGGTGGCGTACTGCGGGTACTGCTCCGCGACCCGCAGCGCGGAGGCGTACGAGGCCTGGAGCGCCTGCGTGACCTCGGCGCTGACCGTCTGCGCCTCGGCCGAGGCGGCGATCTGGCGCGCGAACGATGCGGCGAACCCGGCGGCGAGGACCGCGCCGAGAAGGGCCTGCATGATCGAGCCGCCGAGGTCGCGCTGGAGGTCGGAGGTCGCCGAGGCCATCCCCACCCGCCGGATCGGCGTGCTCTCGGTGAGCGCGCGCGATGCAGGGGTCATCGCGAAGGCGGCGCCGCTGCCGATGAAGAGGAAGCCGGCGCCGACGAGCACGTACGGCGTGGACTCCCCCCACAGGAGCGTGGTGAGGAATCCGAGCAGGACGAGCGCGTAGCCCACCAGCATGGTCGCGCGAGACCCGCGGGCGGTGAGCAGGCGGGCCGAGAGCGGCGCGCAGATGAGCAGACCCACCGCGGCCGGGACGACGGCGAGTCCCGCTTCGAGGGTGGTGTACCCGAGGATGTTCTGCAGGAACTGCTGTCCGACGAACATCGCCCCCATGAGCGAGCCGAACACGATCGTGCCCCCGGTGGCCGGCACCCAGAACATGCGACGACCGGCGACCCTCAGTTCGTAGATCGGATGCCGCGCGGCGACCTGTCGCCAGGCGAAGAGAGCCAGGAGCACCACCGTCGCGCCCAGCAGACTCAGTCCGAGCACGGTCTGGCCGGGCGCGAAGACCAGGCTCACGCCGAGGACGAGCGCCGCGATCGCCAGGGTCGCGAGGATCCCGCCGAGGTGATCGACGGGGTCGTCCGACTCCTTGACGTGCGAGGGCACGACGATCGCCACGAGCACCAGAGCCGTCGCCGCGATGGGCGCCGCCAGCAGAAACGCCGAACCCCACCACCAGATGGTCAGCAGCAGGCCCGCCAGCACGGAGCCGATCACGGCCGCCGTGGCGCTCACGCCCGACCAGAGGGCGATGGCCACCGTGCGCTTCGGGCCCTGCGCCCACAGCGCGGTGATGAGCGACAGAGTGGTGGGGAAGGCCATACCCGCCGCGATGCCGGTGAAGATCCGCGCGGCGATGAGCATCTCGATCGACGGAGAGAACGCGGACAGGAAGCTCGCCACCACCGTGAGGGCGAGACCGAGCAGGAGCAGCTGCTTGCGCCCGTAACGGTCGGCGAGCGCTCCGAGGTACAGCACCGACATCGCGAGCCCCAGACCGCAGCCGACGGCCACGAGGTTCAGCGCGGTCTGCGACGCGCCGAAGGCGTCGCCCACATCGGGGAGGGCGACGTTGGCCGCTGCCAGATTGATGTTGCACACGAGGGCCGCGAGGATCAGCGCGGTCAGCACGAGGGGCGCTCTGGGCGGCACCGTACCGAGGCCTGCGCCGCCCTCCCGCGTCTGAGTCACGCGCTCACTTTAGCGATGCCCACGCCCTGCGGTGCGCAGCACCACGGCGGCGGTCACCGCTGCCGTGGTGCACAGGACCGCGAGCGCGCCGACGAAAGCCGTCCATCCCGGCCCGGCGTAGACGAAGCCGAGGCACCAGCCGAAAAGGCTCGATCCTCCGTAGTAGGCGAGGTAGTACAGCGAGGACGCCTGCGCCCGGGTGTCCGCTGAGGCGGCTACAGGCGCCCACCCAGAGGCCACCGCGTGGGCGGCGAAGAACCCCGCGGTGAAGACGAGGAGGCCGAGCAGCACCACCACCGTCGCGGGGGTCAGCAACGCCGCGAGGCCCGCCAGCATCGCCACGATGCCGCCGAGGAGGACGGGCAGTCGGCCGTGACGCACCGCCAGCGCACCCGCCCACGGAGAGGAGACCGTACCGGCGAGGTAGGAGAGGAACAGCAGGGTCGCCAGCCACCCGGGCAGCGAGAACGGCGGCTCGGCGAGATGGAACCCGAGGTAGTTGAACACCGCGACGAAGGCGCCCATGAGAAGGAACCCCTGCGCGTCGATCGCGAGCTGGGCCGGGGTCCGCACGACGGCGGCGAGACGCTCCCCCAGCCGCCTCGCCGGTCGGTGCCGATGCGCGACGAAGCCCCGCGCGCGCGGGACGAGGCACAGGAACACGATCGCCGAGGCGGCGCAGAGGATCGCCACGGCCCACATACCGGTGCGCCACTCGGCGAGGTCGGCGACGGGCCCCGACAGGAGCCGTCCGGAGAGCCCGCCCACGGTGGTGCCGGCGATGTAGCTTCCG of the Microbacterium invictum genome contains:
- a CDS encoding MFS transporter, whose translation is MTQTREGGAGLGTVPPRAPLVLTALILAALVCNINLAAANVALPDVGDAFGASQTALNLVAVGCGLGLAMSVLYLGALADRYGRKQLLLLGLALTVVASFLSAFSPSIEMLIAARIFTGIAAGMAFPTTLSLITALWAQGPKRTVAIALWSGVSATAAVIGSVLAGLLLTIWWWGSAFLLAAPIAATALVLVAIVVPSHVKESDDPVDHLGGILATLAIAALVLGVSLVFAPGQTVLGLSLLGATVVLLALFAWRQVAARHPIYELRVAGRRMFWVPATGGTIVFGSLMGAMFVGQQFLQNILGYTTLEAGLAVVPAAVGLLICAPLSARLLTARGSRATMLVGYALVLLGFLTTLLWGESTPYVLVGAGFLFIGSGAAFAMTPASRALTESTPIRRVGMASATSDLQRDLGGSIMQALLGAVLAAGFAASFARQIAASAEAQTVSAEVTQALQASYASALRVAEQYPQYATQITQGATQSLLDGAFFAYLIGAVAISIGAAVVAIFLPGFAREQELVAGYTRADDASTAGRTS
- a CDS encoding MFS transporter; amino-acid sequence: MSDATGHLPGSRAYRRLLVALFFAGIATFAQLYSPQALLPLIAANLQVSPPTASLSVSATTLGLAAAVIPWSIVADRFGRVPAMTIGICAATLLGLLAPLSGGIGVFLAVRLTEGVALGAIPAIALAYLSEEVDARHTAAAAGSYIAGTTVGGLSGRLLSGPVADLAEWRTGMWAVAILCAASAIVFLCLVPRARGFVAHRHRPARRLGERLAAVVRTPAQLAIDAQGFLLMGAFVAVFNYLGFHLAEPPFSLPGWLATLLFLSYLAGTVSSPWAGALAVRHGRLPVLLGGIVAMLAGLAALLTPATVVVLLGLLVFTAGFFAAHAVASGWAPVAASADTRAQASSLYYLAYYGGSSLFGWCLGFVYAGPGWTAFVGALAVLCTTAAVTAAVVLRTAGRGHR